The DNA region AACTTCTGATCCTATCTCTAaaggagaggccagccaccctttgaaGGAATGCCGCTTGTATCCGTAATCTctttctttcggtcactacccacagcttgtgaccataggtcAGGGTAGAGACGTAGATCgaccagtaaattgagagcttcgcttttatactcagctctctcttcaccacaacagaccggtacagtgTCCGCATCGCTTccgccgcagcaccaatccgtctgttgaTCTCCCCCTcccgtcactcgtgaacaagaccccgagatacttgaactcctccacttggatcaagaactcatccctgacccagagtgggcactccaccttTTTCCGGCTAGGGATcatggcctcagacttggaggtgctgattctcattcccacgaCTTCATACTCAGCTGTGAACCGTTCCaaggcgagctggaggccaccacctgatgaagccaacagaaccacatcatccgcgaaaagcagagatgagattctgagaccacccaagtgaaagcctaCCGCCACTTGActacgcctagaaattctgtccataaaaattgtgaacagaatcggtgacaaaggacAGCCCTGGTGGAGcacatcacccaccaggaatgagtccgacttattgctgGCTCCCTGCCCCCCTCCGTGAATCGCTAcattatcgtggtggaggggtttgtgtgtcccagggatcccaggggctatgtctTCTGGGGGCTTTTTTGCCAAcaggtagggtctcccatggaaaattggtcctgggtgagggaccagacaaagagcaattCAGAAGACCCCTATGACAAgaccatcgagggaacagttcaccctgccccagatagggttaccggggccccgccctggagccaggcccggggagggtgcccgagggcgagcaTGTGGTGGCCAGGCCTTAGTCCTTGGGAGCCAGCCAGGCACAGCCCAAAAAAGGGACGTGGGCCCATCttcctgcaggcccaccacccgcaggaggcacCGTAGGGGTCAGGTGCATTGTGAGCCGCATGGTGGCCAGGAGCGGAGGTCCAGGAGGACTGATCAGCTACCAAGGCTTTTCCTTGTGTCAGttctcattattacacataattTATGGACATCTATGGTTTATTTCACCCGATATATACTTGATGACTGGTACTTGCTTTGTGCTTTGACTCGTTTTTGAGTTGTATAAACTGATTTTAGATGATTTGGTTCTTTGGACCTTGGTTTGAAGTGATTTTTCGCAGATTGGTTTGAAGGGGTTTGACACCGGTTTGAAATTCATTTTGGTTTGGCTTTGGATCATTTTAGATTTGGTTTTGAATAATTTTGGACTGAGCTGACTTGCTTTTCAGCTGAATTTTAGATGCAGTATCGGCTGATGTAGGGTCATTTTTGGACATTGTTTCAAATTTATCCTTTGTAAATCTGTTTGGACTAACTTTAGACTGGTTTAAACATTTGCTTAGTTGTTGGTTTTAGAGTAGTTTTAAACTGCTTTTGGACTGAGTTTCAGATTGGTCTTTCGGGTATTGTGATGTTTTAGACACTTTTCtgacgtgattttttttttcaatatactTAATTTTGTCCTTCTTACATTGGTTTAGATTGCCTTTTTTTCTAGTTTCACGTTATTCTTGACtggttttaaagtgttttaccTTTGGCTTTAAAGAGGTTTTAGACTGATATCAGACTTGAGTGAGGCCTGGCTGTATTCTGCTTTCAGACTTTGTTTCTGGTTGTTGTATTTAACCCAATTAGAAATATTTTGGAGTGATGACTCTTCTGTGGATTtaaacttttctgttttatcacgTAATCCCAGACCGAATGGTTGAAGCTAAACTGTTACTGTTGCAATTATGGATCAGAAGTTGTTCTTCTGGCCTTTGTACTTTTGTAACATCAGCTCCATTAATGCCTCCTTGTGGACTGAGCTTGCTTTGCATATGAAGGTGAAACAGGTTCTTATCTGATTTACGATCTGACTGAGACACATTTATACATGGGTCTGAGTGAAAATGAAAGTCTTATCTGCATTAAAGCCAGACACATCAACAAAGCAGCAGTGTAGATGTAGATGAATGTGGCAGCAGAGCAAACggttaaattcagttttatttatatagcacctcaAGTCATCACGCCCTTTTATTACTGGTCATTGAGACACTATGTGCACATTTACCTTGAGGTTATATAAATAACCACAGCGCACCGAGTCATCATTGTTTGAAATCCATGGCTTTCTTTCAGCGTCTATTTCAACGGCTAAATTCAGTTCTCACACACATTGGGGGGAAAGTTTGCTAAGTTTCCTGCATTACCTGGTGACATGTGTAGGAAATCCCCtgtgatgacatcacacagGTAGAGCAATGCTGACCCCTCCCCCTCACTGAGAGGTAAATAACCGGGAAGAGTGTTTCTACCTTTGTGAGGATCAGCTATAGCTCTCCAGTGTGAAGTGAGAACAGTCCTCATTTCTAATAAAGCTCAAGGTGCTCCTTTAATAGGGGTGATTAATAGGTTATTTTAATTTTAGGAACTTACACTAAGGACACTTTCAAAGGTAAAGATATTTGTTTTGAGATGCAGCCTAATAAGTGATGTTAAAGGATCTACGGGCATTGATTTAAGGCTGgttttcatgtaaaaaaaaaacaaaaaaactgcagcACCTGCATCCACATGTCAGACAGCACTGCAGAAAGTTAAAGATTATAAGATGTTTATCTTTATCAGACCGAGATGCCTTTTTACGGCTTCAAAAAGAAATGACATGAAACTGAGAGTAACAGCAAATCCACGAGCTGGAGAACCTTCAATCAAGTTATATCTGCAGATTCGTTTTTCAGATCAACACAATGACCCCCCCTCCCCAAccccccgacacacacacatgcgcgcacacacatacacacacacacacgcacacacacctcatACCAAGTATCTGCATACACAAATTAGCAGAGAGCTGAAACTAAGCCTGCAGCTCTGATAGTAGGTTAGTAGGTCTGCAAGGTCTGTGTGCGGTCTCTGCACATGTTGCACCAGTTAAAGTGGCTGTGTCACCCTGAGAATAAGAGGCcatcattttatatttaatctaatctcataaaaaaaagtcagttatGAGACGAAATTTTGATTTCATGTAAAGTATGTCAAATTAGTAGACCTGCAGCATGCAGTGTGTCGTAAAGAGCTTTGAAATAAGATCCAACCAcagggctttttttttccagccctAATGTCAGTTTTGGGGAATTTTTCAGGATTGTTCTCGTTACTCGTCACTggttgttttggattttttttctgtggtttaattttttttgtggcattgtttttttattctctgcagtttttggcactgtGTATTGTTTTTTGTGTAGTTCTTTAGCACTCTTACCTGTTGTGTAGTAGTTTAgcactgtttatttgtttttgggggTAAGATTTATGTCATTTCTATTGGTTGTAGAGTAAAGGTCGTTGGTTTTCAGCGCTTTCTTATTCTTTCACttcatcttttttgtttgtttgtttgttttttaagttttggGTGTATAATTAGCTCTGTGTATTAGTTTTGTCCCtctttttttggtcatttaggtggtttggggttttttgtgtttcagcATTGTTGTTTATTCATCGTCTGCAGCTCTTTAGCTCTTTGTTTGGTGTTTAGCAGTATATACTTACATTGTTACTGCTGGGGTTTTGTTTATCAGTTGGTTGCTGTTTTTCTTGAATTGTTCTTTGGTAGTTTTGTGTTGTAGGCTTTTTTCTGctcatgtgtttgtttgtttttaggatTTTATTTAGAAATTGTCAATTTTCACCCATTTTAAGGCCCAAATCTTTTTGCCAGCAGGCCTGAGTCTGCTcaggtgttgctgctttaccagtgGTGGAGAAAGTACACAAATATCTAAATGTATTTCACCGGACAACACACCAGTCTTTGATTTAATGTCAACATTGTGATGTTAAAGGGCTTTGTACATTCACACAGCGTATGAGTCAAGTCACAAACACCCACTCTTATTGTTCGCTTAGGTCGCGGTGTTGCATGTTGGCAGCGCTTCGATGCACCAGAACACGTCAGAATTCTCCACTGTCCTATTTTCCAAGCGCCAATGCTACAGTAAGCTTTAACCACTGCTCACCCTGCCTATGACTGTTACCCGTAACCTCTCAACACTTAAGAGGCCAAATACGTGCCAAGAGAGTTGCGTAATTCTGTTCAAATGGCGTTGATTCAGTCTGGGTCAGATTTGATTGGCTGTAGCAAAGATTCAGATCAGTGTGACGCATTTTAAGATGCCTATACCATGAAAGCTAATAGACACACAGAGGTGATGTaggtttttaacattttattagcttttattttgtttaatttcattttcatttcagtgaCTGTCAACATCTGGGGTGACCCATAAACTCAATAAACCAATGTGCTAATGCGTGCcatatgatttttttgtttttatgactcTTTATGCTTGTTTattttggggggagggggagagGTGGTTAATTCGACttatttattaatatctttctggtactgtttttatttattttattttattttattttagcatttgttgattctgtgtatttttaaaataaatgggtGTGGCACTACGTGACAGCGATGTTGTCCACGCTACGGACAACATTGGAAAGTCCCTCGCGGAGCCTCCGTGACGTGCTCTATCTTCAAAAGAGCGCGACGAGCAGCAGACTCATTCCAACACGGGAAATTTTTCCTACCTGCGGCTCTCAAACTTTAGACCTCCTCTCTGTGACACCTGGACAGTTTGTATCACTGCTGTTAACCTTTGGAATATTTACCTGAAGCTTGAATAGAGCACCTAACAAAACAAttaagtattctgattctgacggTCGGTTTCTCAACTTTGCTTTCCTGTTATTTTCCTTTTACATTTGGTACTCTCATTGGCATATTTTTGGGCAGGTTGGAAGCTTACAAGGAGactagtttttgttgtttttttttttttattttctgtcaaatatgtttttggtttttcccAAAACGTGTAAAACTCGTGTAAAGGTGAACAGAAATCATGTAGCCATTGCATTATatgattaaaaaatgaaataaggggataaaatcttaaaaatgtttatttcaaaATCTTATAACATACAGTTCATTACAGccaacagcaacaacatcagCATTTAAATACTGTAACAATCAGCCATAACATGGCAACGTGAGAGTCCAACGCCAGAGTCCTTTTACGGCCGGCATTAAAAAAATCGTCAATAAATGTTATgatcatcaataaataaatcaacTCAGACCATTGACTAATCATACTTCaatcaatataaatattttaactgtatatttataaaatgttaaatatgtcctcaaattaaataaatgaataaatagaaGTATAAAAGCTCCTGGTATAAAACTTGGTGATAAATATGGCGGTGTTAGGCGGCAGTGCTGTTCCTCGGCTCCACGCAGTAGTCCTGCAGGTAGCTGAACAGGATGTCAAGCTCGCCGATCGCTTTGGTGATgcctttcttcttctccatctGAAACAAACAGAAGCAAACACAGGGTGAGTTATAGGACATCCAAATATGCAGCAGAGCACCAAATCTGTATCAGTCCGCTGTTACAAATAGTCCCAAAAAGAAGCCAAAGGGAAGCCCTGCAGTTTTCAGGTATTTAGATCTGTATGTGGGCTCTTTGTCAGATTCATCAGGTTCAAGCTGACAGTTAAATTCCTGTTCTATGATCATGCGGATTATCTTCTATCTTTAATCTACTTGCCATCTGGTGAATACCAAGTTGTACAAATCATGACATTACTCACTGTTTCCAACTAACAGTTTGGaattggggtggctgtggctcaggtggtagagcagatcagctactgatcggaaggttggtggttcgatcctaggcttccccagtctgcatgtcaagtgtccttgggcaagatactaaccccaaattgccctccgatgcattcatcggagtatgaatgtgtgtgaatgtagttataGTTTGCACTTgcgtttagaagtgcttgtttgagtgggtgtgaatgggtgaatgaggcatgttgtatgcagcgctttgagtactccgggagagtagaaaagcgctatataagaatcagtccatttaccatttaccaattAACTTATGAAAATGTAAATCCTCAAAACTGATCATAAAATATTGTCCCTTAAAACATGAATTCTGACAAATTTCTGTCATTTAcagattaaaaacactgaaaacaaccTGAAAGATTGATAAAGTGTCAAAATCGTTGTCAGTTTAGTCTCTTTTGCAGTTCTGCATGATTTATTGGATTCAAATAACCCTGATTCATTTTACAGCGGCCCtttgtttctgaaacaagctgttttatctCCCTCCCCACATCTCTTTtagccagctttcttctgattggctgcccctcttGCATCTGAGATGACCATGATAGTGTTTGGAGCAGTTTGAAACCACCCAGGGACTTCTTGACCTCGTTACAGAAAGCAGGTCAAAGCATGACGAGTCCACTCTAATTACTGAGCCCTCCTCCGAAGTTAATCGCCTCCTGAtttcatgatttatttattttttattccttcTGTGCTTCTTCTTTATAAAAACAAACCTTCAGAATAAAGTggcattttaaaagaaagttcAATCTTACCTTCTCAAGCTTGGTGCGAAAATCCACTGCATTTTTGTGGTCGTGGTACTGAGTGACATTCTGCAGAGAGGTACATCGAGAAAGTTAGCAACTGTTATCAGTCCCATCTCTTCTATTTATGTGTGCACGAAACCACAGAAAGTCGTTATCGATTTTAGGATCAACCACAGCGCCACCACACATGGCTGCAAAAAGTTTGTAGTAGCTCCATCCTCCACATGAAGGAGGAGAACTTTAAAAGCATGCAATGATGTGGGATTTTGTCCTTTTTACAGTGGAGTTTGTGCACGTCTCGTTTAACGTGTCAATTTCCTTTCTAACCAATAAATACCACCCCGGTTAAAACACCTGCTTATAACTTGCTATTTTGTTACACATAGAAGGCGTTTGCTTCCTGCACTGTCTGCTAAAGTAATCCATCAAGTGAAACACTTACGCAGCCGTGGGCCTGCAGGTCGGTGCTGATGCGGTGGAGGTTGGTCTTTAGCCGGTGCATGTGGGTGTGGTCGTTGTTGGTGTGGTGCAGGATGTTGGTCAGGTAATAGTCCAGGATGTTGGCGTGCAGGCAGCAGATCTCCAAGTGGTGCTAAAGACAATGAAGGGAGATGAGAGGTCAGGCTGTTTCATCGTCTTGGGTGGACATATTCAG from Pelmatolapia mariae isolate MD_Pm_ZW linkage group LG17, Pm_UMD_F_2, whole genome shotgun sequence includes:
- the il22 gene encoding interleukin-22: MKRYTATVASFLRPAAAAVLLLVFFGWDEQAWAHPVDRPLSPVLRHPQTYQDVRQVSEHYQRIQPKDDEDDTSMRAIPRVNTNDHHLEICCLHANILDYYLTNILHHTNNDHTHMHRLKTNLHRISTDLQAHGCNVTQYHDHKNAVDFRTKLEKMEKKKGITKAIGELDILFSYLQDYCVEPRNSTAA